The genomic segment CTTACAAGGCCTGCCCGGCTTACTCTTCCTCTGCGGGCAGCAAACAGTCTGCCGTCTACCAGGAAAAGTTCACGAAACCCATCATTGCCCGCTTCAATGACTTGGCCCCAGAGTTCAACTTCACGACGAACGACATCTTTGGCATGCAGCAACTTTGCGGATACGAGACCGTCATCCGCGGAAAGTCTCCTTTTTGCAACTTGGAGCTCTTCACCCCCGACGATTGGCTCGCCTGGGAGTACACGGAAGACGTCCGCTACCACTACAACGTCGGTTATGGAGCCGAGGCGTCTGGATATGTCGGTCTCCCCTGGCTGAACGCCACCGCAAACCTGCTCATGGGTGACTCAAGCGATGAGGACATCTATGTTAGCTTCACTCACCGTGAACTGCCTCCTATGGTCATCGTTGCGATGGGTCTTTTCAACAACTCTGAGTTTGGTGGCAGCGAGGCTTCCATCAACGACACTATGCCGCTTGACCGCATCAATTACCGCCGTGCATGGAAGGCCTCCAGCATCCTGCCATTCCTTGGCAACATTGCCGTTGAGCGTCTGAACTGCACCGGCGCCTATGGGTACGATAATGGCGACTACTACCGTGTGCTGGTAAACAGCGCACCCCAACCCCTTCCTGATTGCGCCGATGGCCCCGGCACTTCCTGCTCCAGAAAGGGTTTCGAGACGTATTTGCAAGATAGAGTGGACCAGTTCTCTGGCTTCTCCGAGAAGTGTGGTGTCGAGTACAAGAACAGTACCGACGTCCTGTCGATTTATACAGATGCCGCGGTTGGCAATGGAACCACAGTGGGCAAGCGTTATGAGCCATTCCTTAATTAAACATAGCGTAGCATGACCTGTAAtcatagtattaattaatgtCTCATCCTTAATTTGATATCCAACCTGGTGGAACTCCGCATTGTTAACTTCCTTCTTTGTCCCCGACTAGCCAGCAGGAAACCGCATCTGATGTTATTCCTGGCTTCTTACACCAAACATCATGCGGGTCATCCAAGAACGCAACCAAAGCCACAATCTCCGCGTCGTCATAGCATAAGACAAGATGTAAAGCATAATTCGGTCGGTGACTCTAGAAGTGTCAATCGTCTTATAGTTTTTGAAATATTAGCAATTGCACTCTTGTCTATTCGTTGTTACAAGGCGCTTACCATTGGATTCTTGCCCCCGCTCCTCTGCACCCATTCAAAAGCTCGAGGTATGACAGCCCCCTCATACCTGTCGCAAGCCTGTATTATGTCGGCCTCTTTCAGCTCTTCCGTCGTCTTTGCCGTCTCTGCTAATCGGACTAGTAACGGCAAGGCATCGGCCGTATCTCGCATGGCTTGGTTACCACCCATTCCCCTGTTGATGTCAGTTCCGGAATCCTGCATGGCCTATCGAAGGGTTTACCTTGAGGGAAACATTGAGTGTATAGAATCTCCTATGAGCCATATGTGCGGGTTCCCAAGCCGTTTGTCATCAGCTGATGTAACTAATTTGCGCCAGTTCGTCGACGGACGGGAGGACACTCGCGGTGCCCCGTAGTACATCTCTTGACCCCGGAAAACTCCAATTATATATCGGCTGTGGAGAGAAACATGTAAGTAATACATTTCGAACTTGAAGCAGGCTTTGCGGAAACACCCTTACTGTTCTGGGGACCAGTCCCAAAAGAGATGGTCAACGGCATCCCACTTTTCTGCTTGCGACAAAGATTCGAAGCTGCGTGAGGTCGCCATGCGATCGACGAAGAATCCAACACCGAGCATACACGACGctagctcttcttcattTTCGGCATCTGCATTTTCAAAACGAGCTGTCATGTCACCGGGCATATAGACTAGAAAGATGATTATTGGCACAAATTCCAACCCAATTACCTCAAATGATTCCACAGTGACCAAATACCTTGGAAATACAGGGTCTTTCCATCTTGTAAAGTAGCTATGGGTGAGCTCGGATCCGGTGACAGGCGGCGGCAAACTGACAATGGAAGGTCGCATCTAGTCAAGAAGGACCTAAAAGAGCTTAATTCCTCGATGTTGTTTAGTctagcgcttatacccaaaCAAACAAATCAAATATGAGGTTCATATTTGATTATTTAATTGATTTCTCGCGCTatatttgattgtttgacttatttaataaataattaattgaTTTGACTGATTTCCTAATTaggaattaaataaagctactGCGAAAGTCCTTATAGTACTGACTTATAGACTTAACCTCgattagctcttttaattaaaaaattaacctcttatttttgtagtactactacgaagctagttcttaagatattagacctcttttagtctagaggatcttattaataatcgctataaagttaaagttaacttcgcgaggctaaataccctctcgtagtttattactattataaggatcgtaaaaatattaagcgtaagcttacttaacgttagataggttagctaatagttaatttattattaaattaagttaaggaccggctaagggataatctataagtaatattaattaagcttaggcgcgtagttaattactacctttattattcgagatattaactattattaatactacgagtcttttataatactctttaaaatcgtaagggtagtaaaagtagcttataactatCGTAGCGAAGGAGGAGAACTTAAAtaacgaggaggaggaggacttactatctcgtgtatatactatttttattaataatcgtagagcccctttttcgtattaaatagttagtagctcTACTCGGGCGTatcctacctcttttttaactattttaatccttgcttagggtaaagaataattactataatatagagcGGAGAGTTGcctaacttagtataatacttattaaggacctactaagtattaataactaatagttagaagtatcctcgcgagttaaaattattactaagaagtAGCTCTGCCCGctccctaagtatatacttaaactaaatataacgaGGGATACTACTTAAGGTTAGAGGTTAAGAAAGAGGTtaggatataaattaataacgagctaactgctaacgaggtagtattacttatattaattacgattataacgctacgatttaaaaagccgtGAGAACTATCTCTTCTTtagaaagtttattatataacctcttttacTCCTCGAGAcggttaataaaatactcgagacttattattacttcttataaatagctataaccgTCTCCTTTACCCCAGCCctagtatcttattatttaaaaataaagtagcttaagtactgcCTTTAGCTTAGCTAATAGCTActagtcgttattattaaaaacgtccttaataaagatccgtTACTTTAAATCCCTATAAGCTCGATTAGTTACTAAGAAGGTATAGatctactttcttttttataaagagcgctatattataaagtatatcgaattctattttatattattattaagcgttagtataagctcTTGCGACGACTCTTCGAAAAGAGTAAATATATCGTTCTCGTcggtcttattactaaccttaAGGAAGGCTTTATATCGTTAAGGTAAcgagtaaataaatttaacgacgttctaaagcttattaatagggccccttgtGCGCTAAAggttaagatctttttaaagttatttagtattaattaatatatctaattcTTATTCgaatacctctttattattactaaatagaaagGCCCTActaacgaggttaaggatataactatagtaccTAATCTTCTAGTTAAGAACATCTTCCTAGGTATAGgtataagataatataagatataaGTAACCTAGGTAAGTGTCGTTATTTAAGGCATTGTTATAAATAATTGCCCCGacttaattacctaattcTTAGTCGTCTATTATAGACTTTATagtctaggtaatattagcccTATCGTAGGCACTATGCTATTGTTATAGAgcaataaggtattatatttattacttagtatagtttaaaaagtgaATAAAGACGGCAATAATAGCATTCTACGTTAATATGGTTTATAGatcgaataataagtagacttTCGTTATTAACCTCCGGATCTCTGCCCTAATTATATCTTTCttcttagtaaagatcctacttagctcttttcttatacttctatataataataagagttcgttAGTAGTACTATAATCTAACTAATAGAGGAGGGCCCGGAGGTAAGGATCTTagaaagttataaataggctattattattaataatatacccgaTTACCAATTCCTTAATTCTCGTTACCTAGCccttcgtaatagtactagAGGTAAGTTTCTATCTCTTTAGCGCAGAGTCGTATTCTAAAAattctaataaatataataactcgcTAGAGCTTagatctattacttagtattttaacctTAAATAAGTCGTCGCTAAGCTCgtaactattactttaaaataagtaataatacctattttattatagtaataataaaactaaaagactttactttaactatttttattataaatctctcgAGCAAAGACCCCCTCTAAGCAGATCTACGACTTCCTTAGCCTTatgcccttttataatattaaatcgttattaataaaagtcctcCCTTTCTAAATTGCTTTTAAAAGGGCGAGGAGGTTATTACGATTCTCGaggttagttaataatacgaggctaGCGTTAGTTAGGGTCTATAGCTACGAAGTAATCCGAAGTAGCTACTGCGCACTAAAAAtcgtataacttattactaattaattaattacgatatagtaaatcgattaatatataatttaattaatttcgataataattatagtagttataaagggttagaagtagtagtacgtaacttcattagttttattaatattaaaaaaagggggtactagttaactagtacaggttttttaaattcttagATATAGTAGGATACTAAATCTAGCGCTctatactacttaggctttttttttttataataattactaataatctatttagttaagtagtataataccgaacttatagttataaataaggagtcGTAGGTTCGAATCCTACCGTAGGTATTTATGTTCCTAATCACGAACTTCTATAGGGCGTGGTCGGGAACAttgatttttaattagcccggccccggattttcctttttccgcgcgatcttatatttaattaaatatattaaatatagggcctcacgatatttaattatttaacttactgaaattcctatatttaactatttatttgaCTTATTTGTTTGATTGATTTGAATGGGTATGTGCGCTAGTTTAGTCCGCAGAGATTGTTGATCTAGAATGAATAAGCAAATCTATAGAAGAGTGTGGGAACGGAAGATGAGTTACCTGCGACTTATTGCCATCAGCAGCAAGCAAAATGTCGCAGACGTCGGAGGTGCCATCATCGAAGTTCACCGCAACTATATCTCGATGGAGTCCTGGACAAATTTCAAAGTCCTTGAATTTCTTTTGATAATGAATCTTGCCCATTGTGTCAAGTGGCTCGCGAAGAGCATTTTGGAGAATGACGCGGCTAATAGGCGAGGATTGTGTATAGTTCGGGTCTCGCCCGGGTTCGAAAATCTTACGAAAGTGTTTGTCGTACAAGATCGGTGCCTGCGATGACGCTGACCTGCCGAAGTTCTTGGAGATTGAATCAATTTGGTCTTGGTCAAGACATGCTCGCATGCCTATGAATGTAGCTTCCCCTAAGCGGATCTGATATCCTTCTCTTTTGGAGTTCTTCTCTTGTCTTTCATACACCTCGAAGTCGACATTGTGTCGCGCTAGCCCGTTAGCCAGAAGGCTGCCAGCGAGACCCGCGCCAACAATGATCACTTTGAAAGGGGGTTGTGTAGCGGAATTGCTCATGACTAAGATGTTTTGATTCAGATGATCAATGGAAAGTTAGACGCCGGGAACATGAACACTTGCCGTGCCTGCATTTAACCAAAGAATCTATTATGCTTGCTTTTCAATCGTGTCAAGGCAAAAGACATCCAATGACTTGACTCTTAATACTGCGAGACTACAGAGAATCGGTACTCTATATTGCCGAGATTACCGCTTCGGCCAGGAATGTTCACCGAGTACCGACTCCGAATGCCTGATGTCCCAAGACTTGCAAGGATCTAGATCATCTGAGTTCGACTTTGCAACCTTCCCCGCTGCTTCGAATTGGCAGGCCACATCATCAGACGAGTGTTTGGTCGCCATGATTGGCCACAGCGAAGCCAAAACGTGAGACGGGGCGAGGATTGGATGTCTAAAAGCGGCATCGAGGGCTGAGTCTCAAAATAAACGATGTGTCATTCGAAGATAATCGGCTACCTATGTGGTTGATAGCATTGTCGCAAGCCCCGTTAAGCTTTATACCCATACCATCCTTTACCTTACTGCTTTGAAAGCAAAGCACTGATATTAGTAGCCTATGTATAAAGTTtattccttataatataacttgaTGATGCCCTCAATGTATAGCTCGTGGGTATTGAAGGTGAAAGCTGGATGATGTGCTGACAAGGAGTATCGCTCATGTGAGTAAAGGGGTACCTGGTGAAAGCCCGCACCCTTCTCGAATGTGGGACGCAAGAATCAGGCTGAATCCTATGCTTAAGAGGATAATATACGTCAATCATCAACTTCCATCGAGTTTCCACAGAACGGCGGGAGTGTAGAGACTTTGGCTCGGGAGGTTTTGTTTTCCATGACCGAACAGATGTGGCTGCGGCCCACGCAGCTCAGAAAAAGGGAAGCCTGAAAAGGTCATCTCCTGATACAGTATCTACATGTATGAAATCTTGTCCCCCCATGCATATTCAGGTTTACCTACCTACACTTGGTTTCACGCAGTCCTGTTGGCGCACATTCAACCGGAGAGGATTCTTACTACCGGCATGCTCAGAGCCATAGCTTCGATATCATTGATCTAGACCTTCTCTTCGCATCGCAGTACGTAATGGAAGCGGATCTGGTGTGGAAAACTTCGTAACGCTTGTACCAACGTTAAAATCCCGACAGTCTTGCGGGAGCTTTCGCTGATAACGGTACTACATGGGCCATCGGTGTCGGCCGCAGGCCGCTGCAACCCCCATGCCATCTCATTCTTTACCAAGGCGTCCGCGTTCATAGAGAAGCTCGATTTGATAGTGGATGTCCTAACATTCACCTGCATACAGATTCCCGTTGTGCCGGAGTTTATTCCCTTCTTGGCGACGGCTGAAAGGTGAGGCAATGCAGCACGCAACTTCAACCCCTACACGGAACTCCCGCGCGACGCGATGGAGTCCGGCGTTGAATTGCGCCATAACCACTAACGCGTTGTTACGTACCATTTTACTACTTTGCAGTCAAAAAGGACGTGGTGTTGGTTCGAGGTGCCGACCGTCGGCCTACTGTCTCCTGTCTCTTGTCATGTACCCAACGACTGAGTACAGTAATTAATTACATTGCAGATTAGTTGATGATGGTCAAGTATCAGTGTCAAGTAATGATGTTTACAGACAGGTTTTCGACTTTAATACATTTCCAAGTTAAAATGGCACGGGGACACACTCCAATTTGGAGTTAATGCCGTTTTTATACGAGCTTTGAAGCTTTGGGTGACCGCGCTCGACTTttgcttttttttcttcgtcTTCTCATGTTTTCTTTCTTTATGTTGGCTGACCAGGAAGATTCGCCATGCTGATGACAGTTGTTGTCATCGCCAGACCCTGTTTAACCCCTTGGTCCCCCACATCGGAGGCTGGTTGTGTCATCCACCCCTCGGATGTTGAAATCGGGAACGGCCCGTTAGCGAACGTTTACTAGATTACCACCGAGCTCGTCGGCATCGAGAGCGGATGAAGACCGCAAAGGGTTCAAACCTTTTCGGATGGCAAAATTCAAAATGCAAGGATAAAACTTTGCAGGAAGAATGGGAGGCCCCTggtttaaaaaggtaggtggAAGCCAGCACGATTCCTTTGATGAGCTCACAGTGCAGCACCCTTGATCGAGACCTGCCCGTTTTACACCGCCGGCTCAACTACACCGGAAGATTACTTTCCTGAGGCGCTCTACTCAGCCCTATCCGTGTCCTCGCGTCTGGGTACTCGTTTCAATGGCTTGGCGACGTCCGTTTGGCGATCGCGCTAGCGCGCAAGGGACGGTTGTTGAAGGCCAGCGAGAGCAGATCGCAAATGGCAGCACGCAGTACATCGGCGAGAAAGGAGGAAACGATGCGCCTCCCACCTATCAGGATGCTTCTGGAGCGCCTGTCGAGAACAATTCGCCTCTAGGATACGATGTTGGCCCTGTCACGATCACGCTTCTAAACATCACGATGATGATTGGCGCCGGTATCTACTCTACTCGTAGGTTCGACCGATTCGATATTTTTGCCCAATTTTTGCTGAGTCTGTTAAGCGGCTTCTATCTTGAATGGCACTGGCTCTGTCGGTGTCAGCTTCGTCTATTGGACTCTTGGTTATTTGGTACGTTCCTGTGGTATTACCCATGACCACATGTAACATTTTACTTGGCCCAGGAATGGAGTAAATGCTGATCATCTCTACCCCTACATGTAGTTGTGCCTTGCTTCCGGAGCGGTCTATCTCGAATTCACAGCGTACTTCCCCAGTCGATCAGGATCTGAGGTTGTGTTCCTTGAGCAAGCATATCCCCGCCCAATGTGGCTGTTTCCAACTACCTTTGCGGTCCAGAGCGTCATTCTCTCTTTCGGAAGTGCCAATGCCACCGTCATGGCCAATTATCTTATTGCCATTTCAGGACACGAGGGAACCAATTGGCAAATCAAGGGCACCGCCTTGGCCTGCTACAGTCTGGCCACCCTGAGTGAGTTTCCACGTTACCAGACCCTTCGCATAAACCCGACATGGCGTGGTTCATCCACTAACAACCTGCAGCGCTGGTTTTCAACACAAAGTATGCATACTGGTTCTCCAATGGCGTCGGAATCGTGAAGATATGTACCTTGCTCTTTGTGATCGTTACTGGATTTGTGGTACTCGGTGGTGGCACCAGGGTTGAGAACCCAACGGCCAATTTCCAGGATGCTTGGTCAGGGAGCAAGACAGCCAGTGCCTATGGTATGACTACGGCTCTTTACCGCATCATCTTCTCCTACGGTGGCTACAACAACGCCTTTAACGTTGCCAATGAGGTCAAGGTATGAGCCATGATGCCAGGCGAAAAATGATCCCAGACTGATCCAGAGCTCGTTAGAATCCTGTGCGATCCCTCAAGATCTATGCGACAGCTGCACTGACGACTGTGTACATTTTGTACATGTTTGCCAATGTCGCATTCTTTGCCGCCGGTAGGTTGCCCAAGTCTTCAGGATTGAGGTTCTGGCATTATGTCTAACGAAAGGATGCTACAGTCCCAAGAGAACTCTTGGAGAAGTCCGGCCTCACTGTGGCAAGCTTATTCTTCACTCAAGTCTTCGGCAACAGTGGTAATGTTCGGGGACTCAACTTTCTTATCGCACTAGCTTCATTTGGAAACATGATTGCAGTTATCATCGGACTGTCTCGACGCATCAGAGAGTGTGGCCGACAGGGCGTCTTGCCGTACACGAGATTCTGGGTTTCCACCAAGCCTTTCGGCACTCCACTTGGGCCCTATCTCGTCATCTGGTCTCTGACGGCTCTGATGATCCTAGCGGTTCCTGCCGGAGATGCCTTCACCTTTGGTGAGTTCCATCACTCAGTTGGCGCTCGATTCAGGAGACTGATTTTGATTAGTGAATGACCTTGGAGTTTTCCCGACGGCTGCCTTCAACTTGGCCATGGCCGTGGGAATCTACGTTGTTCGCTGGCGCCGCAGAAAGGCTAATCTTCC from the Colletotrichum lupini chromosome 3, complete sequence genome contains:
- a CDS encoding histidine acid phosphatase gives rise to the protein MARQQSLSSKLIQLLPFVAYSSASALYSTYSFNPLTHLGGIAPYFESQDPQSSPDAPQGCKAERAAYLVRHAAIYANDFDFEEYIEPFLEKLGNKTSIEWSKIPYLNFLSGWEAPVSEAEAEILTRVGRLEATQLGVDLEFRYPILRLPKRVWTSSAERTEKSAQSLVRGLETDDNTMNVVSIYESEESGADSLTPYKACPAYSSSAGSKQSAVYQEKFTKPIIARFNDLAPEFNFTTNDIFGMQQLCGYETVIRGKSPFCNLELFTPDDWLAWEYTEDVRYHYNVGYGAEASGYVGLPWLNATANLLMGDSSDEDIYVSFTHRELPPMVIVAMGLFNNSEFGGSEASINDTMPLDRINYRRAWKASSILPFLGNIAVERLNCTGAYGYDNGDYYRVLVNSAPQPLPDCADGPGTSCSRKGFETYLQDRVDQFSGFSEKCGVEYKNSTDVLSIYTDAAVGNGTTVGKRYEPFLN
- a CDS encoding high-affinity methionine permease; the protein is MLMTVVVIARPCLTPWSPTSEAGCVIHPSDVEIGNGPAQGTVVEGQREQIANGSTQYIGEKGGNDAPPTYQDASGAPVENNSPLGYDVGPVTITLLNITMMIGAGIYSTPASILNGTGSVGVSFVYWTLGYLLCLASGAVYLEFTAYFPSRSGSEVVFLEQAYPRPMWLFPTTFAVQSVILSFGSANATVMANYLIAISGHEGTNWQIKGTALACYSLATLTLVFNTKYAYWFSNGVGIVKICTLLFVIVTGFVVLGGGTRVENPTANFQDAWSGSKTASAYGMTTALYRIIFSYGGYNNAFNVANEVKNPVRSLKIYATAALTTVYILYMFANVAFFAAVPRELLEKSGLTVASLFFTQVFGNSGNVRGLNFLIALASFGNMIAVIIGLSRRIRECGRQGVLPYTRFWVSTKPFGTPLGPYLVIWSLTALMILAVPAGDAFTFVNDLGVFPTAAFNLAMAVGIYVVRWRRRKANLPEPEFKAWHVVIIFNICIQLYLLIMPWYPPAGGQYAGDVSFWYATYAVTGIGILLICAAYYWLWASLLPKWRGYKLRQELVSFDDGAQSNQLRKIPNADVSEWDSTHDASGRLVEPSADEVLVQEKGVRVSSEGSNSDTGKHVPNAVRETHNV